The Leptospira meyeri region AGTTGGTGGAAACAGATTGGGGAGCCGCTCATTGTAAGTCGATTGATGCCCGCCCTATTGAATACGAATCCGTTGTGAATGCCTTTTTAAAAGAACATACTTCCTTTCCAAAGTAACATTTAGAAAATGCTGGGTCTGTGGCATTTTCTAACGAATTTTAATTAACCTAGGAAGGGCTTCCCAAGTCCCAGAGTCGTTTGTGAAATAAGTTAAATACACGGGGAAGGATCCAACCCCAGTTCCTTCAGAAATCGAATAACTATAGTTTAACTTACCATTGGCGGATTGTAATTGTTCTGCATTGGAGATCCCTGTGCTATAAGCTGTTGGAATACTTGGTAATACAGTAACGCTTGCTAAAGAATCTATGCTACGAAAGATTTCAATGGAAGGTGTTGAAAAAGTCGGCACCGTTGAAAGAATTAAAAAATCGGAATTGCCTGAACTTTTTACATCTCTTAATAAAGGGTAAGATGGCGCTAATGATGAAGAAAAGCCAGTTATAAAACTTGTATTCCGGAGAATTGTGGGAGACGGTGAAGTATAATTTCCGGTCGGAAAAGTATATCCAACTGGTGGGCTTGTACCGAGTAAGGAAACAAATTTTCCGCGAGCAAAGAATACAGGTGATTGGAAAGTTAAACCACTTCCGTCAAAGTTAACAGGATTATTGTTTAACGCATAAGTATCTAAACTTCTCACTGGAGCAATAGTTGAAAGTGTTACACTTGGGCATTGCAAATATTCAATTCCTCCGAGCGTAGCTACTTGATATGCAATTGCATCATTCTCAAACGTTGACATTTGGCAGCTAAAATCACTGATTAAATCTGCAGTAGGTCCAAAATCTGCATTTAGAAGCGTTGGCCTTTTTTCAACTGCCGGATAGTATGTTGGGGTAATTACATACCTTCCGTTGCCCAAATAAATTGTTGGATACATCCAGGATGGGTAGTTTGGATCTGTAAATAGAAAGGCATTTGTCGCAATCGGCAGACTTGTTGCGATATTGGAGCCTGGCGGGAATAAGTTCGGAATTTTAAATACAAAATTTTTAGTGGAAAGGTAAGTAAGTGCGGGGTAATTCCTTTTTTCTTCGGAAATGAAGAAAACATACTCTGCACCATTGAAGACTGGTTTGGATATTTTTAAGATCAATTCATAAGAGATATTTTTTTCGATGGTCACTCCATCAATCTTTGTGACCAAATCATAATTCTCTCCATCTGCAGAGGATGCAATGTACCCGACGGCACTGTTTTTATCAGGCCCTGCATATGAAGTTAGAACTTCTAAGTAAATAAACTGCCTTCCATTCGCAGAACCGAGGGGAGTGAAAGAATAATTGGAAGCCAATTGATTGCGATAATTGGCAATATCTTCTAAAAGGAACTGGACAATTCCTCCTTGGGTTAATAGAGAAAACGATTGTTTGGTGATCCCGTTGTAGATGCGAAAACTGGTACTGCCCACAATCACATCGCCAGGAGTTTTAACCGTAAGCGTTGCTATACCTCTTTCACTAAAAGTTAAGAAACCTCTTCCGTTTGGATCTAATGTGAGTGTATAGGTTCGAATATTGCCTGTTTCTCCATAGTCGGATACGGGAACTCCATTTTCATCAGCTTCATTGAAAACAGAATACTCAACTTTGTAAGCGTTGTATGGATTCCCATTAGAATCGGTAAACTTCATAAATGCGACAGTTTGGCTATACGTATTGAATGCATCTGCCAATGCAAGCAAACGAAGTAAACTTTGGAGAGATCCTAGATCTTGCGAAGGGTCTAGATCAGAAGGTTTGAATATTTTACATTGAAATGAAAATAAAAGAAGTAAAATGGCGGTGATTATATTTTTCATAAAGAACTCCTTAGAATAGAATGGAATACCGAACTTCGGCATAGACAGAATTGGTTTGTGGACGAATCCCTGCGACCGAATAAGGTTTATCCCAACCTGTGTCCCAATCCAAACCTTCTCTGATTTGTTTGCCCCCTGTGCTGACGCTTGGTCGATCTGGATAACGATCGGTTCCGATCATAAATGCATGAACGAGATTTGTGATGTAGATGATTCCTGCCGCTCCAAGTCCAGCTATGTATTTAGCATTTGCTTCTTTGGCATTATTTTTACTTTTCACAATCAAGTCTTCTGTGATTGATGTTTCAACAAATCCTACGATAAATTCAGAAGGCAAACTGATGTTTTGTGCATTAAACCTTGTTCCGGGTCCCCCGATTTGATTGAGTAGTACCATTGTATCATAATGCGCTTGTGCGTTTTTTTCTTCTGTGCGAAGGGGTCCGAGGGAATAAACTAGGGTTCCGAAAAATAACGTGCTAAATGTCCCTGCAGATACATTGTATCCACCACAAAGTTGTCCCCAACCCGGTAAAATTGCTGACCGCCAAAGTATTGCTAAACGACCACCGCATTGGGTAACTGCTGGGGAGGGACCGAGTTTTCTTGTTGCAAGCCATTCGGCTTCGGCCCTTGCTTCTTTTTCAGCCAAGGTCTCTTTGTTTTTTTCTTCAGCCAGTCTTGTTTGTTCTGCTAGTTTCGCTTCTTCTTCTAATCGCTTTTGTTCTTTAGCTTCAGCAAGCAAACGTTCTTTTTCGAGTTTTGTTTTTTCTTTCTCTTCTTTTTCTTTTAATTTCTTTTCTTCTGCAATCCTGATCTTTTCGGCTTCTTGTTCGCTGACATCTTTATAGACTACTTTTAAAATTTGGGATTTGGAAATGGTTTGTGAACCTTCTGCCGTTTGCACGGTGAGTCCGCGTTCATTTTGGTCGGTAACTTTTCCTTTTAGCGTCTTCCCATTTTTCAGAATGACAGTATTGACGGCGAATAGTGGGAAAGAAAGTAGGATGAGTAAAGAGAATAATAGAGTTTTTTTCATAGATAGGAATCCTTTCCTGGTTCCTGAAATTTTCGCATCCAATCAAGAAATTGCAAGAGAATTTTATGAAGGAGGATTGGGTGAAATGCCTCTATACACTTATGCTTTCGTTGAATAAAAAGGGCCTTTTGCACTAAATCTTTAAATTTTCAACTTTGCCATGACATGCGGACGATACGGAAGGGTGTTCCACCTTAAATTTGTAAATGAAGTTTGCTGCTATGTCTTCGAAGGTTTTTTTAGAGCATGTAAGTGCCAGCAAAGATTCGATCGTCGAGGATATCCCTAAGAGGCTTCTTATCACAACTGTTATCTTTTTAAAAACCATTTAAAATGGTACTAATGTCATTTTAAAACCTTTCTAACGGTAAATTTTGATTTTTTTTCACAAGCTAATAGAAATTAGTTGTCTTCCCGAATTCGTAAAATCAATATTAGTATTCCTGAATATTTTTATTTTTTTAGGCTAAATTTATATGCGAATCCAAAAACAAACCTACCTTCTTTCCTTTCTAATACTATTTGCAAGTAACTGTGTCCTATTTTTGCCAAATGGTGGTGGACAGACAGACTTTAGTCCTTTTGCCTTCTTGTTTGGACTCGTCGGTGGCTCTCCTTCTTCCTCCGCTCAAAACTTCACCCCTGGCACCGCAGTGGATCTGTCAGGTGACGGAAATCCAGATGCAACTCTCGTTGATTCTGATGGAGATGGTGTCTCCGATGGAATCAACCTTACTGGTGGGGCAACGCCAAATCTTCTTTTGCTCGATACCAATGGAGATGGGATTCCCGACGCCGTCGATTCCAATGGGGACGGTTTACCCGATTATTATATTAGTCCGAACCCTCCTGGTTTTCTTACTACAGCTCCTGATGGAACCGGAAATCCTGTCGTTATCATTGTGGATAGTAGTGGTAACGTTCTCGGTTTTGATACCGATGGAGATGGAACACCAAACGACACTGCCATTGTTGCCATCTTGAGCGATACCACTTCACCAACGATCACCAGTTCTTTGTCAGCTGGAACTTTCTCCACTACACAATCAACGGCACTCACTTGTACTGACAACAAAGCTCCTGGATCTATTGTTTACACTTTAGATTCATCGACTCCTGCATTTTTGCCAAAGACTGGAACCATCATCACGAAATCTTCCCAAGTGATTTCTCTTTCTTCCGAAGGAACTCATACCTTAAGTGCACTTTGCCGAGATTTAGCAGGAAATCTTTCAGCACCCATTAGCATTGTTTATACGATCGATACCAAAATTCCGGCACTTACCATTGTTAGTCAATCGTCTACGGCCATTAGTGCTTCTGCTAACGCGATCGCAAGTTCCACAACCATTTGGAGATCGGATCGCTCAGGATCTTTCACTGTTAGAGAAGGAAGTTCTTGTGATTCTGGAACCATTGCCACAACCGGAACCGCTACAGCAAGCGTAGACCAAAACTTTGTTCGTTCTCATACCCATTTCACTGGCGAAGGCACAAAGACATATCGTATCTGTGTCACTGGTACCAATGGACTGACTGGGTTTGCATCGGTCACTCTCCAAAGAGATGATACGGCACCAGTAGTCACTGCAGATCCTGGTGCAGGAAGTTATGGAGTGGCCACTTCAGTTTCTCTTTCCTGTTCTGACACTGGTGGTAGTGGTTGCGAAAGAATCGCCTATGCAGTGCAAGCTGGTTCTGCCCCGACAAACCCTGCCATCCAAGGAACCAATGGAACGGTTAGCAGTGGAACTTTATACACAGCTGCCATAGCTATGACCGATGGAGCTGTCACCTATACGAAGTTTGTGGCTAGTGACAAAGCCGGAAATGTGTCTAATATCAGTTCTGCCAACTATACAGTGGACACACAAGTGGCAACAATCACAGTGAATTCCCAAACGGCTGCGATCAATGGATCATCGAATGTTTCCGTCAGTTGGCAAAGTTCAAAGGCTGGTAATTATCAAATCCGATTGGGTGGGTCTAGTTGTTCCACTGGAACCGCTCTAACGAATACAGGCAACAATGCCAATGTAACAGGAAATATCGCTGCAACAACCGATACTTCCACCACGATTGCCAACTCTCAATTTGCCGAAGGGGACAACACCATTCGTATTTGTGTGGCAAACTTAGTCGGGAGCTTTGGTTCCACAACTCGATCTACCAATAAAGACACAACGGCTCCTGTGGTGACAATGGCTTCACCTTCTGGCTCCGGTCCCTTTGCTTCGGGAGCCCAACTCCAACTCAGTTGTTCAGACACAGGTGGAAGTGGATGTGATAAAATCATTTATACATTGAACGGCACAGAACCTGCATTTGACGGCAGTGGTGCTGTTACCAACGGAACTGTTTATTCTTCTCCTGTGGCCCTTTCCAATGGTAGCAACCAAGTGAAATACTTGGCACGTGACTTAGCAGGGAATACAAGCACAGCAGGAAACCAAAGTTTTCATGTGGGTCCACCGAATGCTCCTGCCTTTGTAGAAGCCCAAGCCGG contains the following coding sequences:
- a CDS encoding LA_0442/LA_0875 N-terminal domain-containing protein, giving the protein MKKTLLFSLLILLSFPLFAVNTVILKNGKTLKGKVTDQNERGLTVQTAEGSQTISKSQILKVVYKDVSEQEAEKIRIAEEKKLKEKEEKEKTKLEKERLLAEAKEQKRLEEEAKLAEQTRLAEEKNKETLAEKEARAEAEWLATRKLGPSPAVTQCGGRLAILWRSAILPGWGQLCGGYNVSAGTFSTLFFGTLVYSLGPLRTEEKNAQAHYDTMVLLNQIGGPGTRFNAQNISLPSEFIVGFVETSITEDLIVKSKNNAKEANAKYIAGLGAAGIIYITNLVHAFMIGTDRYPDRPSVSTGGKQIREGLDWDTGWDKPYSVAGIRPQTNSVYAEVRYSILF
- a CDS encoding chitobiase/beta-hexosaminidase C-terminal domain-containing protein, which gives rise to MRIQKQTYLLSFLILFASNCVLFLPNGGGQTDFSPFAFLFGLVGGSPSSSAQNFTPGTAVDLSGDGNPDATLVDSDGDGVSDGINLTGGATPNLLLLDTNGDGIPDAVDSNGDGLPDYYISPNPPGFLTTAPDGTGNPVVIIVDSSGNVLGFDTDGDGTPNDTAIVAILSDTTSPTITSSLSAGTFSTTQSTALTCTDNKAPGSIVYTLDSSTPAFLPKTGTIITKSSQVISLSSEGTHTLSALCRDLAGNLSAPISIVYTIDTKIPALTIVSQSSTAISASANAIASSTTIWRSDRSGSFTVREGSSCDSGTIATTGTATASVDQNFVRSHTHFTGEGTKTYRICVTGTNGLTGFASVTLQRDDTAPVVTADPGAGSYGVATSVSLSCSDTGGSGCERIAYAVQAGSAPTNPAIQGTNGTVSSGTLYTAAIAMTDGAVTYTKFVASDKAGNVSNISSANYTVDTQVATITVNSQTAAINGSSNVSVSWQSSKAGNYQIRLGGSSCSTGTALTNTGNNANVTGNIAATTDTSTTIANSQFAEGDNTIRICVANLVGSFGSTTRSTNKDTTAPVVTMASPSGSGPFASGAQLQLSCSDTGGSGCDKIIYTLNGTEPAFDGSGAVTNGTVYSSPVALSNGSNQVKYLARDLAGNTSTAGNQSFHVGPPNAPAFVEAQAGGTSAVVQWWPVTGATSYTVYYSTSPGVTTASASFGPVTNPYATITGLAGNTLYYFRVVASNSFGNSTTNQFEAIAFTTATPPGTSSTGTHVDISAGQGSSSGYNPSAVIDQVNGKLLVVTQNGANSNKPGLFRCNLNGASCTHTDISAGQGGASGWYPSIALDQTNGKLLVVSTNLANSGKPSLFRCNLDGTSCTHTDISAGQGSYSGYYPILVLDSANGKLLVVTTNQANSSKPSLFRCNLDGTSCTHSDISAGQGGNSGQYPSAVLDHASGKLVVVTTNGYSKPSLFRCNLDGTACAHTDISAGQASNSGMYPSIILDSVNGKLLVVTTNLANFSTVSLFRCNLNGTGCSHTGLTAGQASNSGMYPSIILDSVNGKLLVVTTNSGNSAKPSLFRSNLDGTAFTHTDISAGQGSNSGLNPSVVLDSVNGKLLVVAGNGVASASKPSLFIW